Proteins found in one Thalassomonas actiniarum genomic segment:
- a CDS encoding DUF2970 domain-containing protein, protein MRLNKEGDLKETIKSVGAAFIGVQSDKNRQRDFSKGKFSHFLIGGFIAVTLFVLSLVAVVALVSP, encoded by the coding sequence ATGAGGTTGAACAAGGAAGGTGATTTAAAAGAAACCATAAAAAGCGTCGGCGCCGCTTTTATTGGCGTACAAAGCGATAAAAACCGCCAACGGGATTTCAGCAAGGGTAAGTTCAGCCATTTCCTCATCGGCGGCTTTATTGCGGTGACCTTATTCGTGCTAAGCTTAGTGGCGGTAGTCGCGCTGGTATCGCCTTAG
- a CDS encoding TonB-dependent receptor has translation MNFSLKTSSLAIKTILLTGLISSAAAVTNVSASEGDKAGAAKRSDDIEVITITNQRHSFLDENASYAQGKVSEPDLANWLASVPGANINSNGPVTGIAQYRGLYGDRVSATLDGHILIGAGPNAMDTPLSYSTPLIVDSMTVYRGIAPITAGMNTLGGAIDVKMRKAETSNQKNWQSFGDMQAGYRSNNEASTLSSVVNLSKGNKGFMAYGNWQEGDSFESGDNLEVTPTDFDKRQFGFDFRVAGDNSDIGLGYHYTDTNDSGTPALAMDIEYIYSHRLSLDGSLMLGQWQGQWQLGYLDAEHGMTNFHMRANDNPEKYRRNIAIGETWDFKFTVDRSFDFGEITLGLDGYLAEHDSVITNPENAMFELVNFNGVSDDRLGLFAQWQQQFKQTQVQLGVRVKRAQSDAGEVASSMAMMDNMMGGLAKDLRDDFNSSDRDTSETNVDIALNIESQLTDTWSLYAGLGLKNRAPSYQELYLWMPLEATGGLADGNTYIGDINLDSEQAYQLDLGLTYQSKKAMVSPHVFYQRIDDYIQGTALGMDDMSAAMMAQMMSGDDNPLQFTNVDAKLYGMDVNWSYQLSDAFSLSGIASYVRGERRDIDDDLYRIAPLNTQINVSYQSDALLATLNWQLVAKQDKVSLTNDEQETAGYGLLNLDVQYYLGAALTLRGGIDNILDKDYENHLGGYNRVKNADIAVMDRLRGEGASAWAEVTYSF, from the coding sequence ATGAATTTTTCTCTTAAAACGAGTTCGTTAGCTATTAAAACCATTTTATTGACCGGGCTGATTTCAAGCGCCGCGGCCGTCACCAATGTAAGTGCCAGTGAAGGCGACAAAGCAGGCGCAGCCAAGCGCTCAGATGATATTGAGGTGATCACTATCACCAATCAACGTCACAGTTTTCTTGATGAAAATGCCAGTTATGCCCAGGGTAAGGTCAGTGAACCTGATCTGGCAAACTGGCTGGCTTCGGTTCCCGGGGCCAATATAAATTCCAATGGCCCGGTGACCGGTATCGCCCAATACCGAGGCCTTTACGGAGATCGCGTCTCCGCGACCCTGGACGGTCATATCCTGATAGGCGCAGGCCCCAATGCCATGGATACGCCGTTAAGCTACTCTACCCCGTTAATCGTTGACTCCATGACGGTTTATCGTGGCATAGCGCCGATCACTGCCGGCATGAATACCCTGGGCGGGGCAATCGATGTCAAAATGCGTAAGGCGGAAACCTCCAACCAGAAAAACTGGCAAAGCTTCGGCGATATGCAGGCCGGTTACCGCAGCAACAACGAAGCCTCGACCTTATCTTCGGTGGTGAACCTCTCCAAAGGCAATAAAGGTTTTATGGCCTATGGCAACTGGCAGGAAGGCGACAGTTTTGAAAGCGGCGACAACCTTGAAGTGACCCCGACTGATTTTGATAAACGCCAGTTTGGTTTTGACTTTCGTGTTGCCGGTGATAATTCGGACATCGGCCTGGGTTATCACTACACAGATACCAATGATTCCGGTACCCCGGCTTTAGCCATGGATATTGAATATATCTACAGCCACAGGTTAAGCCTGGACGGCAGTTTGATGTTAGGTCAGTGGCAGGGGCAATGGCAGCTGGGTTATCTTGATGCCGAGCATGGCATGACCAATTTCCACATGCGCGCTAATGATAACCCTGAAAAATATCGCCGTAATATTGCTATTGGGGAAACCTGGGACTTTAAATTCACCGTTGATCGCAGTTTTGACTTTGGTGAAATTACCCTTGGTCTGGACGGTTATCTGGCAGAGCATGACTCAGTGATCACCAACCCTGAAAATGCCATGTTTGAATTAGTTAATTTCAACGGTGTCAGCGATGACCGTTTGGGATTGTTTGCCCAATGGCAGCAGCAGTTCAAGCAAACCCAGGTACAGCTGGGTGTGCGTGTTAAACGTGCGCAATCGGATGCCGGTGAGGTGGCCAGCTCAATGGCGATGATGGATAACATGATGGGCGGCCTGGCTAAAGATCTCAGGGATGATTTCAATAGCAGCGACCGCGATACTTCAGAAACCAATGTTGATATTGCCTTAAACATTGAATCCCAGTTAACCGATACTTGGTCACTTTATGCCGGATTGGGACTGAAAAACCGTGCCCCTTCCTATCAGGAGCTTTATCTGTGGATGCCGCTGGAAGCGACCGGCGGCCTGGCAGACGGTAATACCTATATCGGCGATATCAACCTTGATTCTGAGCAAGCTTATCAGCTGGATTTAGGTTTAACCTACCAGAGCAAAAAGGCCATGGTTTCACCCCATGTCTTTTATCAGCGCATTGATGACTATATTCAAGGTACGGCGCTGGGTATGGATGATATGTCGGCGGCTATGATGGCGCAGATGATGAGCGGCGATGATAACCCGCTGCAATTTACCAATGTCGATGCCAAGTTATACGGCATGGATGTTAACTGGTCTTATCAACTCAGCGATGCCTTCAGTCTTTCCGGTATTGCCAGTTATGTTCGGGGAGAGCGCCGGGATATCGACGACGACCTTTACCGCATAGCCCCGCTTAATACCCAGATCAATGTCAGCTATCAGTCGGATGCCTTATTGGCAACATTAAACTGGCAGCTGGTAGCGAAACAGGACAAGGTTTCCCTGACCAACGACGAACAGGAAACCGCCGGTTATGGTTTGCTGAATCTGGACGTGCAATATTACCTGGGAGCAGCTTTAACCCTGCGCGGCGGTATCGATAATATCCTGGATAAGGATTATGAAAATCACCTCGGCGGTTATAACCGGGTGAAAAATGCCGATATCGCGGTAATGGACAGGTTACGCGGTGAAGGCGCCAGTGCCTGGGCCGAGGTGACTTACAGCTTTTAA
- the rpe gene encoding ribulose-phosphate 3-epimerase encodes MSSFLIAPSILSADFARLGDDVAKVLAAGADVVHFDVMDNHFVPNLTFGPMVCQSLRDYGIKAEIDVHLMVKPVDALVPAFAKAGADIITFHPEGSDHIDRTLQLIKNSGCKAGLVFNPATPLHYLDYVMDKLDVILLMSVNPGFGGQSFIPGTLDKLRQVREKIDQSGRDIRLEIDGGVKVDNIAEIAAAGADMFVAGSAIFSQPDYKTVIDQMRAELATVK; translated from the coding sequence ATGTCTTCTTTTTTAATTGCACCTTCTATTCTTTCTGCCGATTTTGCCCGTCTTGGCGACGATGTCGCTAAAGTGCTGGCGGCCGGGGCCGATGTTGTCCACTTTGATGTGATGGACAATCATTTTGTGCCTAACCTGACCTTTGGTCCTATGGTATGCCAGTCACTGCGTGATTACGGCATCAAGGCAGAAATCGATGTTCATTTAATGGTAAAACCCGTAGATGCCTTAGTACCGGCTTTTGCCAAGGCGGGGGCGGATATTATTACCTTTCATCCCGAGGGCAGCGACCATATCGACCGCACCCTGCAATTAATCAAGAACTCGGGCTGTAAAGCAGGCCTGGTGTTTAACCCGGCCACCCCTTTGCATTACCTGGACTATGTGATGGACAAGCTTGATGTTATTTTATTGATGTCGGTGAATCCGGGTTTTGGCGGCCAGTCCTTTATTCCCGGCACTTTGGATAAATTACGCCAGGTGCGGGAAAAAATCGACCAGAGCGGCCGCGATATCCGTTTGGAAATCGATGGCGGCGTTAAAGTGGATAATATTGCCGAAATCGCCGCGGCGGGTGCTGATATGTTTGTTGCCGGTTCGGCAATTTTCTCCCAGCCGGACTATAAAACGGTTATCGACCAGATGCGGGCCGAATTAGCGACTGTTAAATAA
- a CDS encoding FHA domain-containing protein, whose protein sequence is MEIIIEEISRGHKLLSRHKLDQSRVSIGRGYQNDIILTDPHVCAKHLNLEFNGESWLAHDEDTVNGSYLEKNKQSVNQHTINSGDIISLGKSQIRILFPDHPVEESLAFSPFESLINFMRHPTMLLTSISLFSLVAGIVFYLNKPVEVTFTQLLVPAIGMTMLFALWPLLIALISHLTKNDARVWNQLGVCFAFFNLMWLSDVIESVLDFNLSANWPIAGLITLLPIGLAFVLFWLNCYIGFHMTAGRRLTIAASLTTLLFGGSYLIQLSNKPDFSINPQYNATIMTPGFLFSPSSDVDSFIDDSRRLFGKAQKAAAEK, encoded by the coding sequence ATGGAAATAATTATCGAAGAGATCAGCCGGGGCCATAAACTGCTCAGCCGCCATAAACTGGATCAATCCCGGGTGAGCATAGGCAGGGGTTACCAGAATGACATCATCCTAACCGATCCCCATGTGTGCGCCAAACACCTGAACCTGGAATTTAACGGCGAATCCTGGCTCGCCCATGACGAAGACACGGTAAACGGCAGTTACCTGGAAAAAAACAAACAAAGTGTCAACCAACACACCATCAATTCCGGTGATATTATCAGCTTAGGCAAAAGCCAGATCCGTATCTTATTCCCGGATCACCCGGTGGAAGAAAGCCTGGCCTTTAGTCCGTTTGAAAGCCTGATTAACTTTATGCGCCATCCCACGATGCTGCTGACCAGTATTTCACTCTTTTCCCTGGTGGCGGGTATCGTGTTTTACCTGAATAAACCGGTAGAAGTGACTTTCACTCAACTGCTGGTACCGGCCATCGGCATGACCATGCTGTTTGCCCTCTGGCCCTTGCTGATCGCCCTGATCTCTCACCTGACCAAGAATGATGCCCGGGTCTGGAACCAGCTCGGCGTTTGTTTCGCCTTCTTTAACCTGATGTGGCTCAGCGATGTTATCGAGAGTGTTCTCGACTTCAACCTCTCCGCCAACTGGCCGATCGCCGGCTTGATTACCCTGTTGCCGATAGGCCTGGCTTTTGTCTTATTCTGGTTGAACTGCTATATCGGTTTTCATATGACGGCAGGGCGCCGCCTGACCATTGCCGCCAGTTTAACCACCTTGCTATTTGGCGGCAGCTATCTTATCCAGTTGAGTAATAAACCGGACTTCAGCATTAATCCGCAATACAATGCCACGATAATGACACCCGGCTTTTTATTTTCTCCCAGCAGTGATGTTGACAGCTTTATTGACGACAGCCGGAGATTGTTTGGCAAAGCCCAGAAAGCGGCGGCGGAAAAATAA
- a CDS encoding LVIVD repeat-containing protein → MCKAIKWLLIAGVFPLVGCGGSSTDKEQAKENQPPVIRMSDDQQVDELAEVNLTAQVSDADGNIVSVLWQQTSGPAVSLTAADSENASFSAPRVLLSQGAENLTFSLRATDEDGATTTAAIRVTVNAAALAPSVDAGADANYFTGDSFSLDCSLTQDADGSVLTYSWQQTSGPLAVLDDSEICQPSVTLGDEAGTLEFSLTVTDEDSLSGSDVVTINSLPPVTANVLPDNPTLSMKQIDVEFIDFGWASAIATDERYAYVMISDSNDYQDLDYAYSRLEIFDINEPLNPVKVSVFELPGNGRDIVIDGQYAYVANGYRGLSILDISDVTAPTVVKTIDVTSFGSTRTVIVEGDYAYVGTGNGLKIVDITSPADAVIVAELGINDVTAMQLQDQYLYLADSNIVYDIGGVDFFTPTLKIIDISTPASPQQIASLDIDSYALSVVVAGSHVYLGKRYGGGIDIVDISEPATPVLIKNIEASVSINAMKKQGDTLYVSGSSFKLFDIAAPASPVVIGQFSDLFGNSIANQGVYYYMTHSDGFNVVDFSALAADEYVSKLDLERSNALFFDVLVNNGMAYLYNSTGLKIFDIETPASPELTSELDDFTGLMTIAGEYVYHLLNDMVEVLMLSDSRTPFTVNTLDLSGAESVSQADDYLYLSLGDAGIQVYNNLDPENPVLLSELNGLGYSNQIKVRGQYAYVGGSGLKVLDISAPETPVLVNEISLDGGELIAISGDYAFLRQDTLQIIDISAPLAMTLVGELALADSISAFHIEEDYAYGFDFKRLELYIIDVSQPENMVLSGKMKVGDNFSSSITGYGNKIGSDGQFLYLDDGNALYVVDPKTVTDMLSIDEQYQFADTAAALSYQVSWQTEQIMTVKCQVTGGTCSVTLDKVNKTAEVQWSTPDAVSGHEIAIIGGNSAYYQVVRDQVLVQ, encoded by the coding sequence ATGTGCAAAGCTATTAAATGGCTGTTGATTGCGGGTGTTTTTCCTTTGGTTGGCTGCGGCGGTTCAAGTACGGACAAAGAGCAAGCAAAAGAGAACCAGCCTCCTGTGATCAGGATGTCAGACGATCAGCAAGTTGATGAATTGGCAGAAGTCAATTTAACTGCCCAGGTAAGTGATGCCGATGGTAATATCGTCTCTGTTTTGTGGCAACAAACTTCCGGACCCGCGGTGAGCTTAACGGCTGCTGATTCAGAAAATGCCAGTTTTTCGGCGCCGCGGGTTTTATTATCCCAGGGTGCAGAAAATTTAACCTTTAGTTTGCGTGCGACAGATGAGGATGGTGCGACAACGACAGCTGCCATTAGGGTTACCGTTAATGCCGCGGCTTTAGCGCCGAGTGTCGATGCGGGGGCCGATGCCAACTATTTTACCGGCGATAGTTTTAGTTTGGATTGTAGTTTAACGCAAGATGCTGACGGCAGTGTTTTAACGTATTCCTGGCAGCAAACCAGCGGTCCGCTAGCTGTGCTGGATGACAGCGAAATTTGTCAGCCCTCGGTAACCTTAGGCGATGAGGCCGGTACCCTGGAATTTAGCTTAACCGTGACCGATGAAGATAGCCTCTCAGGTAGCGATGTTGTGACTATCAACAGTTTACCGCCGGTTACGGCAAATGTTTTACCGGACAACCCTACCTTATCGATGAAGCAAATTGATGTTGAATTCATTGATTTTGGCTGGGCTTCAGCGATTGCTACTGATGAGCGATACGCCTATGTCATGATAAGTGATTCCAATGATTATCAGGATTTGGATTATGCTTATAGCCGTTTGGAAATCTTCGATATTAATGAACCTTTAAATCCGGTTAAAGTAAGTGTGTTTGAGTTGCCTGGCAATGGCAGAGATATTGTGATAGACGGGCAATATGCCTATGTTGCCAATGGGTATCGAGGCTTGAGCATCTTGGATATCAGTGATGTTACAGCGCCGACTGTAGTTAAAACTATTGATGTTACTTCCTTTGGCTCGACCCGTACCGTTATTGTTGAAGGGGATTATGCCTATGTCGGGACGGGTAACGGATTAAAAATTGTTGATATTACCAGTCCGGCGGATGCTGTTATTGTTGCAGAGCTGGGGATAAATGACGTCACAGCAATGCAGTTACAAGATCAATATCTTTATCTTGCCGATAGTAATATTGTATATGATATCGGCGGTGTAGATTTCTTTACGCCTACACTGAAAATTATTGATATCTCAACCCCTGCTTCCCCACAGCAAATTGCCAGCCTTGATATTGATTCTTATGCTCTTTCTGTGGTTGTTGCCGGCAGCCATGTTTATCTTGGCAAGAGATACGGTGGCGGTATAGATATTGTCGATATCAGTGAGCCGGCTACTCCCGTGTTAATTAAAAATATTGAAGCATCCGTATCTATCAATGCCATGAAAAAGCAAGGGGATACTTTATACGTCAGTGGCAGTTCTTTTAAATTATTTGATATTGCAGCGCCAGCATCACCGGTTGTTATCGGACAGTTTTCAGATCTTTTTGGTAACTCGATAGCAAACCAGGGCGTCTATTACTATATGACTCACTCTGATGGTTTTAATGTTGTTGATTTTTCTGCTCTTGCAGCAGATGAATATGTAAGTAAGCTTGATTTGGAGCGCAGCAATGCTTTGTTCTTTGATGTGCTGGTTAATAATGGCATGGCATACTTGTATAACAGTACTGGGTTAAAAATATTTGATATTGAAACCCCCGCTTCACCTGAGTTAACGAGTGAACTTGATGACTTCACAGGTTTAATGACTATTGCCGGAGAATATGTTTATCACCTGTTGAATGATATGGTTGAAGTTTTAATGTTAAGCGATTCCCGGACTCCGTTTACCGTAAATACCCTTGACCTTTCCGGGGCAGAATCGGTTAGTCAGGCTGATGATTACCTTTATCTCAGTCTCGGGGATGCCGGGATACAGGTATATAATAACCTTGATCCTGAAAATCCTGTGCTTTTATCTGAATTGAATGGTTTAGGTTACAGCAATCAGATTAAAGTCCGGGGGCAATATGCTTATGTTGGTGGCTCAGGTTTAAAAGTGCTTGATATCAGTGCGCCAGAAACGCCAGTGCTGGTGAATGAAATATCGCTTGATGGTGGTGAACTGATTGCCATCTCGGGAGATTATGCTTTCCTGCGCCAGGACACTTTACAGATCATTGATATCAGCGCACCATTAGCCATGACCCTGGTGGGGGAGTTGGCGTTAGCTGATAGCATCTCCGCTTTTCATATTGAAGAAGATTATGCTTACGGCTTTGACTTTAAAAGGTTGGAACTTTATATCATAGATGTCAGCCAGCCAGAAAATATGGTGTTAAGCGGTAAAATGAAAGTGGGGGATAATTTTAGTTCCTCCATAACTGGTTACGGCAATAAAATCGGCTCAGATGGCCAATTTCTTTATCTTGATGACGGCAATGCCTTGTACGTGGTGGACCCTAAAACCGTTACCGACATGCTGAGCATTGATGAGCAATATCAGTTTGCCGATACCGCTGCCGCCCTTAGTTATCAGGTCAGCTGGCAAACCGAGCAGATCATGACGGTTAAGTGTCAGGTAACCGGAGGGACTTGCTCTGTTACACTGGATAAGGTCAATAAAACTGCTGAGGTACAGTGGTCAACACCTGATGCCGTTAGCGGTCATGAAATTGCTATTATTGGCGGAAACTCTGCTTATTATCAAGTGGTGAGAGATCAGGTCCTGGTCCAGTAA
- the trpS gene encoding tryptophan--tRNA ligase, whose amino-acid sequence MAKPIVLSGCQPSGELTIGNYLGALRQWVNMQDSHECYYMLVDQHAITVRPKPEDLRKATLDGLALYLACGVDPEQSTIFIQSHVPEHAQLSWVLNCYTQMGELNRMTQYKDKSQKSEANMNSGLFTYPVLMAADILLYGADKVPVGDDQKQHLELARDIATRFNNLYGDVFTIPDPYIPEFGARIMSLQEPTKKMSKSDNNPANFIGLLEEPKKIAKKIKRAMTDSDEQARIYFDVAEKPGVSNLLSLLSCTTGQSVESLVPGYEDKMYGHLKGDVADAVVALLEPIQEKFHQYRQDQAFLNQVMSQGAEKASARASKILTSVYDAVGFIAKP is encoded by the coding sequence ATGGCTAAACCTATTGTATTAAGCGGCTGTCAGCCTTCAGGCGAATTAACTATTGGCAATTACCTCGGGGCGCTGCGCCAATGGGTCAATATGCAGGATAGCCATGAATGTTATTATATGCTGGTGGATCAGCACGCGATCACCGTGCGTCCAAAGCCGGAAGACTTGCGTAAGGCGACTCTGGACGGACTGGCGCTTTATCTTGCCTGTGGTGTCGATCCCGAGCAAAGCACGATTTTTATCCAGTCTCATGTGCCCGAGCATGCCCAGTTAAGCTGGGTATTGAACTGTTATACCCAAATGGGCGAACTTAACCGTATGACCCAGTATAAGGATAAATCGCAAAAATCCGAGGCCAATATGAACTCGGGTTTATTTACTTATCCTGTACTGATGGCGGCAGATATCCTGCTTTACGGCGCAGATAAGGTGCCGGTGGGCGACGATCAGAAGCAGCACCTGGAACTGGCGCGTGATATCGCGACCCGTTTCAATAACCTGTACGGTGATGTGTTTACCATTCCTGACCCTTATATTCCCGAGTTTGGCGCCCGCATCATGAGTTTGCAGGAGCCGACCAAGAAGATGTCCAAGTCCGACAATAACCCGGCAAACTTTATCGGTTTGCTGGAAGAGCCGAAAAAGATCGCCAAGAAAATTAAGCGGGCGATGACCGACTCGGATGAGCAGGCGCGGATCTATTTTGATGTTGCGGAAAAACCCGGGGTTTCTAACCTGTTATCTTTATTGTCATGTACCACAGGCCAGTCGGTTGAATCTTTGGTACCGGGATATGAAGATAAAATGTATGGCCATTTAAAAGGCGATGTTGCCGATGCGGTTGTTGCTTTGCTTGAGCCTATCCAGGAGAAGTTCCATCAGTACCGCCAGGACCAGGCGTTCTTAAACCAGGTGATGTCCCAGGGAGCGGAAAAGGCCTCGGCCAGAGCCAGTAAAATACTGACCTCTGTTTATGATGCCGTGGGTTTTATCGCTAAGCCTTAA
- a CDS encoding S1 family peptidase gives MKGFIALVLICLSINTYAAEQAEQIFKKLAPSLFQIRLIDNASGEKSSIGSGFQINGQGLIATNYHVISGFARHPNKYRIEYLDHLGNKGALTLKRVDVVNDLALVKREAGVNMPFFQLAEQVPHKGEELFSLGNPHDLGMIVVPGTYNGLKKESFNDKIHFTGSVNSGMSGGPVVNQNAEVVGINVATSGNQIGFLVPHDKLVALYQAFQTTDDISIAEQISQQLSKNQQKLIDTMLSSEWQSKQLGQGLIPTVDVPFVRCWGDSNADKTDALILTAVAHCALDENTYISSKFFTGNLEMEFRYMQAKELNASKFYHLYEQQIRRAGPGNKATKDDVSEYQCHHDIVSPSDRDINSKTVFCTRAYKQYPQLFDVLYLSASIDKNQQALISHFTIAGVEEGSALAFTRKFMESVSWK, from the coding sequence ATGAAAGGTTTTATTGCCTTAGTTTTAATCTGTTTAAGTATCAATACTTATGCCGCCGAGCAGGCAGAGCAGATTTTCAAAAAACTGGCGCCGTCACTATTTCAAATCAGACTGATTGATAATGCCAGCGGTGAGAAGTCATCCATCGGCTCAGGCTTCCAAATCAACGGTCAGGGGCTGATTGCCACCAACTACCATGTGATTTCAGGCTTTGCCCGCCATCCCAATAAATACCGGATTGAATACCTGGATCATCTTGGCAACAAAGGGGCGTTAACCTTAAAAAGAGTCGACGTGGTCAACGACCTGGCCCTGGTCAAACGCGAAGCCGGTGTTAATATGCCCTTTTTCCAACTGGCAGAGCAAGTGCCCCATAAGGGCGAAGAGTTATTCTCACTGGGCAACCCCCATGATCTCGGCATGATAGTGGTGCCCGGCACTTATAACGGCCTGAAAAAAGAGTCTTTTAATGACAAGATTCATTTCACCGGCTCGGTCAATTCAGGCATGAGCGGCGGCCCCGTGGTCAATCAAAATGCCGAAGTGGTCGGCATTAACGTGGCAACCTCGGGCAACCAGATCGGCTTTTTAGTGCCCCATGACAAACTGGTCGCCTTATACCAGGCATTTCAAACCACGGACGACATCAGCATAGCTGAGCAAATTTCACAGCAATTGTCGAAAAATCAACAAAAACTGATCGATACTATGCTCAGCAGCGAATGGCAAAGCAAGCAACTGGGTCAGGGGCTCATTCCCACGGTCGACGTACCTTTTGTCCGCTGTTGGGGGGATTCCAATGCCGATAAAACCGACGCCCTGATCCTCACCGCCGTTGCCCATTGCGCTTTAGATGAAAACACCTACATCTCATCGAAGTTTTTTACCGGCAACCTGGAAATGGAATTTCGCTATATGCAGGCGAAAGAGCTCAACGCCAGCAAGTTCTACCACTTGTATGAACAACAAATTCGCCGCGCCGGTCCCGGTAACAAAGCCACTAAAGACGATGTCAGCGAATACCAGTGTCACCACGATATCGTCAGCCCGTCAGACCGGGATATCAACAGTAAAACCGTGTTTTGCACCCGGGCCTACAAGCAATACCCCCAATTATTTGATGTCTTATATTTAAGTGCTTCCATTGATAAAAACCAGCAGGCCTTGATCAGTCATTTCACCATCGCCGGGGTTGAAGAAGGCAGCGCCCTTGCCTTTACCCGTAAGTTTATGGAGTCGGTATCATGGAAATAA
- a CDS encoding TorF family putative porin, which yields MKHKTINFAIPSLITAFTLLSAPALAVEGLSANVGFTSNYLWRGVTQTGDSAAISGGIDYAADSGFYAGTWVSNVDFSDDASYELDLYLGFSGELNDNISYDLGYIYYAYPDSAESDKDNEYDFGEIYAGVSFSNITLTANYGIHNDDGAQWADKALYISADAEFEVAEGLSLNLHLGDYSFDDDYDDGDYIDYGISLSKSGFTLALTDTDLDNDDVKLTVSYAIDLDL from the coding sequence ATGAAGCATAAAACCATTAACTTTGCGATCCCTTCCCTTATCACGGCTTTTACCTTACTTAGCGCTCCGGCCCTGGCAGTCGAAGGCTTATCCGCCAATGTCGGTTTCACCAGCAACTATTTATGGCGTGGTGTGACCCAGACCGGCGACAGTGCGGCCATTTCAGGCGGTATAGATTATGCCGCCGATAGCGGTTTTTATGCCGGCACTTGGGTATCAAATGTCGACTTTAGTGACGATGCCAGTTACGAGCTGGATCTCTACCTGGGGTTTAGCGGCGAACTCAATGACAATATCAGTTACGATCTCGGTTATATCTATTATGCCTACCCGGATTCGGCTGAATCAGATAAAGATAACGAATATGATTTTGGCGAAATATATGCAGGCGTAAGCTTTAGCAATATCACCCTGACCGCCAACTATGGCATCCATAACGACGATGGTGCACAGTGGGCAGACAAGGCCCTCTATATCAGCGCCGATGCCGAATTTGAAGTGGCCGAGGGACTAAGCTTAAACTTGCACTTGGGCGATTATAGTTTCGATGATGACTATGACGACGGCGACTACATCGATTACGGCATCAGCTTAAGTAAAAGCGGCTTTACCCTGGCGCTAACCGATACCGATCTGGACAATGACGATGTCAAACTGACCGTTTCTTATGCCATAGATCTCGATTTATAA
- a CDS encoding Dam family site-specific DNA-(adenine-N6)-methyltransferase, whose product MNKKHRAFLKWAGGKYGLSDVIAKMLPKGERLIEPFVGAGSIFLNSDYPHYLLNDINQDLINLYRILQSRPDEFINDARAMFSSENNQAEVYYQLRKEFNASSDPYFRSLVFLYMNRHGYNGLCRYNKSGGYNVPFGKYKRPYFPEDELNYFAEKAQKATFVCESYRDTFARASAGDVIYCDPPYVPLSKTASFTSYAGNGFGLDEQADLANAAEEVIQHPDVCVLISNHDTIWTRKIYEHASKLKSIQVARTISQKGHNRKKVAELLALYK is encoded by the coding sequence ATGAATAAAAAACATCGAGCATTTTTGAAGTGGGCTGGTGGTAAATACGGCCTTAGCGATGTTATTGCTAAGATGCTGCCAAAAGGCGAGCGTCTGATCGAGCCGTTTGTCGGCGCCGGCTCTATTTTTCTGAACAGCGATTATCCGCACTACCTGTTAAATGACATTAATCAGGATCTGATCAATTTATACCGGATCCTGCAATCACGGCCGGATGAGTTTATCAATGATGCCCGCGCGATGTTTTCCAGCGAGAATAACCAGGCCGAAGTCTATTATCAGCTCAGGAAAGAATTTAACGCCAGCAGCGATCCTTATTTCCGCTCTTTAGTTTTTCTTTATATGAACCGTCACGGCTATAACGGTTTGTGCCGTTACAATAAATCCGGCGGTTATAACGTACCTTTTGGCAAATATAAACGCCCGTACTTCCCCGAAGATGAGTTGAATTATTTTGCCGAAAAGGCGCAAAAAGCAACTTTTGTTTGTGAGAGTTACCGGGATACTTTCGCCCGGGCCTCGGCGGGAGATGTGATTTATTGCGATCCACCCTATGTGCCGTTAAGCAAAACCGCCAGTTTTACCAGTTATGCCGGTAATGGCTTTGGCCTGGATGAACAGGCAGATCTGGCCAATGCTGCCGAAGAAGTGATCCAGCATCCGGATGTGTGCGTGTTGATCAGCAACCACGATACCATCTGGACCCGGAAGATTTATGAGCATGCCAGCAAGTTAAAATCTATCCAGGTGGCAAGAACCATCAGCCAGAAAGGGCATAACCGGAAAAAAGTCGCCGAGTTGCTGGCCCTTTATAAATAA